The following proteins come from a genomic window of Proteiniphilum propionicum:
- the nuoF gene encoding NADH-quinone oxidoreductase subunit NuoF, with protein sequence MSQYKMHLLVCAGTGCNSSESSLVYEMLRDEVERKELKEDVQIIRTGCFGFCEKGPIVKVLPDNTFYTQVRPSDAKEIIDEHVIKGRKVNRLLYTDPETEEHILDSKHMGFYKKQLRIALRNCGTIDPENIDESIARDAYQALGKVLTDYSPQEAIDVIKKSGLRGRGGAGFPTGLKWEIASRNEADQKYVVCNADEGDPGAFMDRSILEGDPHSVLEAMIICGYCIGATKGLIYIRAEYPLAIKRLKIAIAQAREYGLLGDNIFDAGFNFDISLKYGAGAFVCGEETALINSMEGKRGEPSNKPPFPAQSGYMGKPTNVNNVETLANIPVIIQRGAEWFSSIGTEKSKGTKVFALAGKINNVGLIEVPMGITLREIIYEIGGGIKNGKKFKAVQTGGPSGGCLTEKHLDTPIDYESLTAAGSMMGSGGMIVLDEDDCMVSVAKFYLGFIVEESCGKCAPCRIGNKRLYEALERITDGKGKQEDIEKLRNLSSVIKDTSLCGLGQTAPNPVLSTLNNFMDEYKEHVHDKKCRSGQCRNLLYYVISEEDCIGCMACKRVCPTHAISGEKKEPHVINQEICIKCGACMEKCQFEAISLKSDYKVSVMAN encoded by the coding sequence GAGTCAATACAAAATGCACCTTCTCGTATGCGCAGGGACCGGATGCAATTCATCGGAAAGCAGCCTGGTTTACGAAATGTTACGCGATGAGGTTGAGAGAAAAGAATTGAAAGAGGATGTACAGATTATCCGTACCGGCTGTTTTGGTTTTTGCGAAAAGGGGCCAATAGTGAAAGTCTTGCCAGATAACACGTTCTACACCCAGGTAAGGCCTTCTGACGCAAAAGAGATTATTGATGAACATGTTATCAAGGGGCGAAAGGTAAATCGTCTGCTTTATACAGATCCCGAGACCGAGGAACATATACTCGATTCAAAACATATGGGCTTCTATAAGAAGCAGTTGCGTATAGCGCTTCGTAACTGTGGAACCATCGATCCCGAGAATATTGATGAATCGATTGCCCGAGATGCATACCAGGCATTAGGTAAAGTTCTTACAGATTACTCTCCGCAGGAGGCCATTGATGTGATCAAGAAATCGGGATTGCGTGGCCGTGGCGGTGCGGGATTCCCTACAGGCCTGAAATGGGAGATTGCTAGCAGGAACGAAGCCGATCAGAAGTATGTGGTCTGTAATGCCGATGAAGGCGATCCGGGGGCTTTCATGGATCGCTCCATCCTTGAGGGTGACCCCCACTCTGTACTTGAAGCTATGATTATTTGCGGCTATTGCATAGGCGCAACCAAAGGATTGATATATATAAGGGCAGAATATCCGCTGGCTATAAAACGACTGAAGATTGCAATAGCGCAGGCAAGGGAGTACGGATTGCTGGGTGATAATATTTTCGATGCCGGCTTCAACTTCGATATAAGCCTTAAATATGGTGCAGGTGCTTTCGTCTGCGGTGAAGAGACAGCACTCATAAACTCTATGGAAGGGAAAAGGGGTGAACCGTCCAACAAACCTCCATTTCCGGCACAGAGCGGATATATGGGAAAACCTACGAACGTTAACAATGTGGAGACTCTTGCCAATATACCTGTGATTATTCAAAGAGGGGCCGAATGGTTCTCTTCAATCGGAACCGAAAAGTCGAAGGGGACTAAAGTGTTTGCACTTGCAGGAAAGATAAATAATGTGGGATTGATTGAGGTGCCAATGGGTATTACGCTTAGAGAGATTATTTACGAGATTGGCGGCGGAATAAAAAACGGCAAGAAATTCAAGGCGGTGCAAACAGGAGGGCCTTCAGGAGGATGCCTTACAGAGAAGCACCTTGATACGCCGATAGATTATGAAAGTCTTACTGCTGCAGGCTCAATGATGGGTTCAGGAGGCATGATTGTGCTTGATGAGGATGACTGCATGGTATCGGTAGCCAAGTTCTACCTGGGTTTTATTGTGGAAGAGTCCTGCGGAAAATGTGCACCCTGCCGCATCGGCAACAAACGGCTTTATGAAGCCCTCGAAAGAATCACCGATGGCAAAGGCAAACAGGAAGATATAGAAAAGCTGAGAAACTTAAGCAGTGTCATTAAAGATACTTCGTTGTGCGGATTAGGACAAACTGCTCCCAACCCGGTACTCTCAACACTCAACAACTTCATGGATGAGTACAAGGAGCATGTGCATGATAAAAAATGCCGTTCCGGCCAGTGTCGTAACCTCCTATACTATGTGATTTCTGAAGAAGATTGTATCGGATGTATGGCATGTAAGCGGGTTTGTCCTACACATGCAATCAGTGGAGAAAAGAAAGAGCCACATGTTATCAATCAGGAGATATGTATTAAATGCGGCGCCTGCATGGAGAAATGTCAGTTTGAAGCAATCAGCCTGAAAAGTGATTATAAGGTTAGTGTAATGGCCAATTAA